The window AATTCAGGAGGAGAATGTGCCGGAGCTGTTTTTTGAGCAGCCTAAGAATCCGCGGCTCAAAGAATTTTTATCAAAGGTACTATAATGAAGATGAAAGTTGGCGCCTATCAATTTGCCGTGACGGGCGATATTGAACGAAATCTGAAGAGTATGGAGCGCGGGATTCTTTGCGCTGTGCGCGCAGGCGTGCGGTTGCTGGCATTTCCGGAGTGTGCGCTGACGGGATATCCGCCGCGGGATCTGGCGTGCGCTGCAGATGCGGATCTTGAGCAGGCGAAGGCGGCCTGCGCGAGGCTGCAGGAGCTGGCGGAGACGTATGAGATGCATATCCTTGCAGGGAGCATTACGGAGCAAAGTGGCTGCCGGTATAATAGCGTATTGCTTTTTTCTGGTGAGCGGGCGGGCTCTGATAGCGGCGCTTTGTATCATAAGCGGGCGCTGTGGGGCTGGGATCGTGATAATTTTGCGCCCGGCGCCGAGAGCGGCATCTTGGAGATAGAGGGCTGGCGGCTGGGCGTCCGCATCTGCTTTGAGGTCAGGTTTCCGGAGTTTTTCCGGGAGCTGTACCGGGCGCAGACGGATTTGAATCTTCTTTTATTTTATGATGTCTGCGATCAAGAGAATGAGGATCGATATGAGATGATCCGCTCGCATATCCGCACAAGAGCTGTTGAGAATGTGACGCATACTCTGTCGGTGAATACCATTTCTCCCTATCAGACTGCGCCGACGGGGCTGTATGACCGGTCGGGTCGCTGCCTGACGGAGCTGACGCGCGGCGAAGAGGGGCTCCTCGTATATGAGCTGGAGAAACGCCCGCTGGATTTCGGAGAGCAGGGGCGAAAGGAGATCTCAGATCAGCTTTGCTAGGAGCGGCCTGTGCTGGTACGGGGGACTTTTTACATTCACCGCTGCTGGTCCGTCCCTTTTGACTGCCACTGGCATCCTGCCGTTTCCACCGCCACTGGCCCGTTCCTTTTGATTTCCACCGCCACTGGCGGAAATGGACGATATAGCTGAACTTTTTCCACCGTGCATGGTGGAAAATTTATACAATAGCGGAAAAATACACGTTAGCAAGCATCTTGGCATAAAAAATGGCGGAAAAAATTCCGCCATTCCAGTTTGAGAGCTTGTGTGCGACGGTATTTTCTCCGCTATTTTTTAATTTTCACCAATCGTGGCGCAGGCACGATGATATCCTCTGAGTTTTATAGGCTGTCTTCTATAGCCTTTTGCACCTTTTCCGCGATGTCATCAGGCAGTGAGTTAGTTTGACCGCTTAGATAATCAGCTAAATATGCTTCTAAAACCGTGCAGATATCGGCATCTACAATGAAGGCCTGCTTATTTTCCTGTATCAGGCTTTGGAGCGAGTCGGCCAGATCCTGCGGGAGCGCCTCTCTGTCAAAGGCTTGCTTCTGGATTTGGTACTGCCCGCCAGACAGTGACCGGAAGGAATCAATAAGAGCAAGTGCTTCATTTTGATTGACGGGAGTCAGCATTGCCATTGCATCATACATCGTAATCATTTCCCATTGGTCATGAGGAATATCCATCAATGCTCTTAAAAATCGAACCGCGGCCTCGGGCTGAGAGGAGCTAGCACTCACCATACCCATAATATTGATATTAACAGAGTATCCGTCGCCATCTCCTAACGGATAAAAAAGCAGCTCAGCATCCTGCTGCAGGAGCTGGTGGCAGGCGCTGCTCATGTAGCGCGCAGCGCAAATCATATTTGAGTTTCCTAATATTACGGTACAAAAGTCTCTGATATCGGCAAAGGACATGCTGGTGACCGTGGCAGCACCGCTAAAATACGGGAAAGCCATATCCATAGTAGTCCTAAAGTATTCCATCGTCAGGGCAAAGAGCGCGGGATCTACAGCTACTTGACCGGCTTCGCGGTCCACATGAAGCGCGCCGGTGTGCTCCAGCACTTCATACATCCATTGATAGCGATTGCTGATAGAAAGCATCAGAGGGAGCTGGGAGCAGTAATCAGCAGAATCCTTATGCAGGTCCGCGTCGGCCATCAGGGCTTGAAGCAGCTGCTGAGCAGTATATTGATCACTTAACTCTGATAAGCCGCCTGCGCCGAGTGTTTGTGCATCTGTAATCAGATATTGTATAGAAACCGATAAAGGAAGGATGAACTGCTCATCGCCGCATTTTCCGGCTTCTATGGCACCGTTTATATAGTTAGCCGGATCATAATCAGTATCTGCCTGCAGATATTCATGCAGCCCGGCAAGCTTGCCGTCCTTGGCCCATTGGAATGGGTTTATGATAAAGGAGCTGCTGTATTTGTCAAGGAGAATCACATCCGGTGCTTTATCGCCCTCCAGCGCCTGTTCTAGCTCCTCTGCACTTTTAAAGGAAGTAGCTTCGATCGGTAGACAGTCGTCAGATGTTTTGTACCAGTCCAGCAGTGCGCGGATCATTGGTTCCGTATCGGCTTCGCCGACATAGTAGACGCGAAGCGGAGCCGCCTCGCCGGAAACAGCCGAGCTGCTCGGCTTGGGTTCTTCTGTGCGGGTACAGCCAAAGGCGCAGCAGACAAGGGCTGCACATAGCAGTAATGCAAATATTTTTTTCATTTTCTCATACCTCTTTTTTTTTGCGGCATAGCCGCTGTGATGCCTTGAATATACGTCTGCCAAAATAAAAAGTCAAGCTCTATTTTTGCACATGCTCTGTCGAAACAGGCAGCTGAAAAAAGGCATCCCGGTATCTTTTGGGGGTATAGCCGGTATGCTTTTTAAATGCACGGATAAAGTGGCTCTGAGAGCTGAATGCCAGAATAGCACTGATTTCAGCATAGGTGTAGTCAGAAAATTTCAGCATGTTTTGGGCCGCCTCCATACGCTTGGACAGGATATAGGAGGAGATGGAGCAGCCGGTTTCTTTTTTAAATAGAGTAGAGAGATAGCTTTCGTTTAAGTGAACCTGCTCCGCCAGGTCCCGGACAGAGATGCTTTCATGCAGATGATGATAAATGTAATCAAGGCATAGCGTGATAGGCTTAGAATAGACCTTTATCTTATCAAGTGCAGCCATTTCTTTGGTGTAAAAAGCAAACATATCGGCGTGCAGAGCTTTGATTTCGTCAATCGTCCGCAGCGTATCCATTTTTAAAATATACAGATCGCTGATGTTATAGGCGCGTTCCGCAGCCATTCCGCCAGCGATAGCGCTGCGGCTGGCAAGAGTAATGGAAGCAACAAAAAGATATTTGTAATTACGCACGGGATCATCCGATACGTGGCCCGGAAGGTCGGAGGAAAACATACGGACCCCCTCCTCTATAGCCCTAGGATCACCGATGCGCAGCAGATCATATTGATACATATCCTCCGTGACGGTATGATGCCGGTCATCATTTTCCCGATGAATGTACTCCATATATTTGAGCTGTTTTTCAGTTAAAGTAGCCATGTTTCACCTCCCAGTATGAAATGAGCATATCACAAATAGCGGCAGGGAGCAATGCTTAAAAAAGGGCACGTTCCTGCCGAGGCAAATGCAGGGCAGCAGCGCAAAGAAAGCCGATAAGAGAAAGCAGAAGCAGAAAAACAAATACGGCAGGTCGTCCAAAGGAGTCAGAAACCAAGCCGGCAGCAATCGGGATGACAGCACTGCCGATGCTCTTAAAGGTAGCGATTAGGCTAAGCGCGGTCGTTGTGCAACCCTCCTCTACTAGATTCAGAATGATTTTAAGCGTGAGCATAATATAAAGCATAGTAGCTGTAGATTTGCAGAGGAAAAGGACAAGGCAAAGCGCAGCGAGGTGGGACACTAGAGAATAAGTAGCAAACTGAATAAGCAGCAAACCAAAAGAGATAAGTAGCAGCTGTTTGGCCGAGAGCCGGTTCATATACCGGTTAGAAAATAAAATAATCGGGATTTCCATCAGTGTAGAGGCAAATAAAATGCTGCCAACCTGAGTCGTATTGCCAAGCAGCTCTTGCAGGCGCAGAGTAAGGTAGGTGCCGTTTGCGGCCGCCGCGCCGCTGAACAGAAAGCTGACAAAGCTAAATAAAAGGAACGAACGGTTTTTTAGCAGAACACGAAGAATGCCAGCGCTTTTTGGGACGGCTGTGGCATGCAGCTCATGAGCAGCGTCGTTATTAGTAGTTAAAAAGAAAGCGCCCATTGTGACCAGCATGGCTGCAGCAAATATATAAAAATTAAACCGCGGAGCAATTGTTTCATAGATGAATGCAGCAGCCTGTGTGGCCGCGGCATATCCAACCGCTCCCCATAAGCGGATCAGGCCATAGCGGTATGGCGTATTGGTAGCCAGCTGCTCGCACAGAGGATTGACCCCAGAAAGAAACATCGTGGTAAGGCCATTTAAAATGAACAGCAATACATTATTTTGAAAAGAAGCAAATAAAAGCGCACAGATCGCTGAAAGACAGAGCAGGGCGACGCTGATCGTGCGGTCACGGCGCATCCGGTCATACACAAGACCAATTACAGGCTGTAAAAGCATAGTAAAAATACCGCCGGCGGAAATAATGACGGAGATTTCCGAATCGGCCTTGCCATTGCCGGCGAGATAAATAGAAAGGATGGAATTGAAGATTCCCATTCCGAAAAAATAGGCGAAATAGAGCAGGGCATAGCTGCTATACCGTTTTCTTTTGATTGCCTTAAGCTGCATAAAATGACCTCCTGATATGGTGAATGATGGGAGGAGTGTAGCACAAATCTGTTCAATTAAATATCACGTATATTGTATTTTTAGCCCTGATATTATGGGAAATGAAGAGGATAATAATGTTATAAATCCAATACATGTGCAATCCATAAACTCTCTTTTTTGATACAATGCCTGCATGATAAGCGCTTAAAAGATAATGAAAAAGGAGTGATTGATTTATGAAACAGATAACGGGCAAAAAATCAACCGCAAGAGTGGTGAACATGACAGAAGGAAATCCAATGCGCATCATTCTGATGTTTGCTGTTCCTTTATTTATAGGTAATATCTTTCAGCAGGTATACAGCATGATCGACACGATGATTGCAGGGTATAGCTTGGGCGACGGTGCGATAGCGGCCATAGGAGCGACCTCCTCGCTATATTCACTTCTAATCAATATCGCATCAGGTCTAAATAGCGGCTATGCGATTGTCGTCACACAGTATTTCGGATCGGGGAATGAAAAAAAGCTAAAAGAGGCCGTTGCGGGCATGATACAGCTCAATATAGTGGTGACGGCAGTTTTGACAGTGGTATCCGTTGTATTTTTGAGGCCGTTGATGCGATTCATGAATACACCGGAGGCAATTTTTTCAGAAGCATACCGTTATATTGTTGTTATCTGTATGGGTATGCTGGCTACAATCTGCTATAATATGTTTTCAGGGATTTTGCGGGCGGTAGGGAATAGCCGTACTTCTATCTACTTCCTAATTCTTGCTTCTTTATTAAATATAGGGCTGGATTTGCTTTTTGTGGTAGGCCTGAAGATGGGAGTTGCAGGAGCGGCGCTGGCTACTGTGATCGCACAGGGAACGGCCGCAGCATTTTGCGGATGGTATATCGTTAAAAATTATCGCTTTCTTCTGCCAAGCAGAAAGGATCTGCGAGTTTCCAAAAAGCTGTTAGGAGAGCTGGTGTCACAAGGAGTCGCGATGGGTTTAATGCTTTGCGTTGTGGATCTGGGGTCAATTCTGTTTCAGAGGGCCACAAATGGTCTGGGAGCAAGCATTATTTCCGCGCAAACGGCATCAAGGCGTATCATCGGGATTACCATGCAGCCGCTGGCTACCATTGCAACAGCATCCTCTACCTTTGTGGGTCAGAACTGGGGAGCAGGAAAGACGGACAGAATCCGATCAGGACTCAAGCAGGTGCTGAAAATGGAGATGGTATGGTCCGGAATTGCCTGCATCATCGCCGCGTTTTTCGGAGATATACTGATCCGGATTACGACGGGGACAGAGGATTTAATGATCATACAAAACGCGGTCATGAATTTGCGCTGGCATTTATTCTTTTTCCCGGTGCTGGGAGCTCTGCTTGTGCTGCGTACCGCGATGCAGGCCATGGGCAAAAAGATAGCGCCCATTATTTCCAGCTGTTTGGAGCTGGGGATGAAAGGCGTATCGGCTGCGTTTTTAATACCGCAGCTTGGCTTTTTTGGCAGCAGCATTACAGAGCCGCTGACATGGGTGATTATGCTGGTCTTCTTGGTTGGTGCGTTTTGTATACAAAAGAGAGCGTTATTCGGTGAAAGCAGATGGAAAGAAAATTTAGAAATCTAAAGAGTTTATAAATTTTATTTAGAAAACTTGACATTCTTCTGAAGAAAATTTATAATAAACCAGACCTATATCCATAGATGAAAAGCAAGGAATAAAGTTAAATGAAGAAATTAAAGAAAAAAGGGATCGGCTGGTATATCGGCGACCGTCTGCTGCAGTTTGTTTTTATTTTACTGGCAGCCAGCGTGCTTGTTTTTGCGATGTGCCACATGTCTAACATCGATCCGGTGGCAGTGATTTTAGGCGGCAAGCAGACCTCGCCGGAGACCATTGCGGCGCTTCGTGAAAAGTTTTATTTGAATGATTCGCTGCCGATGCAGTACTGGCGATGGCTTAAAGGAATGCTGCAGGGTGATTTTGGACTTGATTTCAAATATCAGCAGCCGGTGTGGGATTTAATCGCAGGGCGGCTTCCGGTGACACTGACGCTCACCTTTTGCAGTTCGATTGCCGCGCTGCTTGTGGCTATTCCGCTTGGGGTGCTTAGCGGGATACGCCGTCATACGCTGGTGGATCGGGGCGCATCCCTGTTTTCGCTGATTACGATGGCCTGTCCTCCGTTTTTTATCAGTGTCATTGCCATCGCGATCTTAGCCCGCGTTGCACCAGGGATTTCCTTCACCGGGAGCTTTAGCTCACTCGGGGAGATGATAGAGCGTCTCTGGCTGCCGGCCTTGTGTCTGGCACTGGGAATGATTGCATTAGCGCAGCGCATGATTCGCTCTTCCATGATCGAAGAGCTGCAGAGTCCGCATATTCAGATGGCGCAGGCAAAGGGACTTCCGCAAAAGACGATAATCTGGAAGCATGCATTTAAAAATGCGCTCATTCCTTTGATTACGGTGTACGGCATTCAGATGGGCAGTATGCTGGTAGGGGCAGTTTTAGTCGAGGCAGTATTTTCGCTGGCGGGCCTCGGCGGACTTTTGATATCGGCTGTACAGACCAGCAATTATCCGGTCACACAAGCGATTACAATGCTGATGGTGTTTGTCTTTTTGCTCATCAGCACGATTACCGATATCTTATATGCGGTTATCGATCCGAGGATCCGTACCGGAATGGGAGGCCGCAATGGATAAAAAAAGAAAGAGAATTCGGTCATTTTTCAGCCCTGCTGTGATCGTAGCAGTGATGATTTTGGCAATTGTGATCGGCGGCGCCATCCTTGCGAATGTCTTGGCGCCTTATGATCCGAATGCCATCAGTTTGGGCGAGGCGCTGCAGGGGCCTTCCTTGACTCATTGGCTAGGGACGGATCCAACGGGCCGTGATATCTTTTCCCGGCTTCTTTTCGGCGGGCGGACGACGCTGCTCAGCGCAGTGGCCATTGTAGCGTTTGCGATGCTGTTTGGTATTCCGCTGGGGCTGTTTGCCGGATATTATGGCGGTTGGTTTGACAAGGTTACGCAGAGGATCTGCGATGTGATCATCGCCTTTCCCTCTTTATTATTGGCATTTGTATTTGTGGCGGCATTCGGGCGCAGCTTGATCAACAGTATTATTGCCATTGGTATTATCTATATTCCGATGACGGCTAAGCTTACGCGTTCGCTGACGCTGACTGAAAAAAATAAGACCTATGTGGAAGCCGGCAGAACCATTGGCTATTCAAGGCCTAGAATCTTATTTACTGAGATTCTGCCCAACTGCGTAGCGCCGCTTACGGCACAGTTGACGCTCGACATCGGATATGCAGTGCTTGATTTAGCGGCGATGAGTTTTCTGGGGCTTGGTGTGCAGCCGCCAACGGCGGATTGGGGCGCGATGCTGGAGGAAGGGCAGCAGTTATTGTTTTTGCATCCAATGGGGGCGGTTGCCCCAGGGATTGCCATTGCTCTGACAGTCATTGCCATCAATCTGATCAGTGATGGCGTCTTAAGATATATCGACCCTGCGCAGAGAAGGCTGCCGCGGCTGCGGAAAAAACGTCTTGAGGCCATGGTGAAAAGCAGCATGGAAGCAGCGGTGCAAAAGCAGCAGAAGGAGCAGGCGCATGGATAATAGCATATTGAAAATCAGGGATCTGCATCTGTGGCTTCATACAGAGCAGGGGCTCCATCACATTTTGCAGGGCGTTGATCTGGACATACAAAAAGGAGAGGTCCATGGGCTCATCGGAGAAAGCGGCTGCGGCAAAACGATGATGACAAAGGCCGTTTTGAACATGGGGGATGCCGCGCGTACAGTTGTAAGAGGGACGATCCGATTTGACGGACAGGAGCTGACGGAGCTGCCCGCTTCGCAGCGGCGAAGGTTGGGCGGACGGCAGATCGGATATATTACGCAGGATCCTTTAACAGCGCTGAATCCTCTGTTTACCGTGGGCGAGCAGATTGCGGAGATGCTTCGTTATCACAAAGGCATGAACCGAAAGGAAGCGATGCAGGAAGCAGTCAAACAGCTGGAGCGGGTAGGGATCGTACCCGGCGCCCAGATGAGCAGGCGCTATCCGCATCAGTTTTCCGGCGGTCAGCTGCAGCGGATTTGTTTGGCAATGGCCGTATGCTGCGGGCCGCAGCTTCTGATTGCCGACGAGCCGACCACAGCACTGGATGTCACGACGCAGGCGCAGATTTTAGAGCTGCTTAGGCAGCTTCAAAAGGAAGGCTTAGCAATTCTGCTGATTACACATGATTTCGGTGTTGTTTCCGAAGTCTGTCAGCGTGTTTCCGTGATGGATAAAGGAACGATTGTAGAAGAAGGCGATACCAATGCTGTGTTTAACCAGCCGCAAAAGGAATACACCAAGCGTCTGATCGACAGCGCCGTCAGAAAGGAGGGAGCTTATGAAACCTAACCTTTTAGAGGTGCGGGAGCTAAGAAAAGAATATCATCAAAAAGAGGCGACCGTACAGGCGGTAGATGGCGTATCATTTTCTGTAAAAGAAGGAGAAATCTTAGGCATTGTAGGAGAAAGCGGCTGCGGCAAATCGACGCTGGCACGCTGTATCATCCGTTTAATAGAGGCAGAAGAGGGCGCTATCTTATGGAACGGAAGCGATATAAGTCATCACAGCGAAAAGCAGATGCGCAGCCTCCGGCCTCAGATTCAGATGATCTTCCAAAACCCGTATGCCTCTTTTAATCCGCGTTTTTCCATCGGACAAACATTAGAAAAAGTAAGAAAATTTTATGGGCTTACGCCCCAACAATATCAGGACAAATTGGCTGAGCTCCTGCAGTACTGCGAGATTGACAAAGAGCTGCTGGAGAGAAGACCTTCTCAGCTGTCCGGAGGACAGCTACAGAGGCTGGCAATCGTGAGAGCGCTTCTCTCGTCGCCCAGACTGCTGATTGCAGATGAAGCGGTGTCAGCACTCGATGTATCAATACAAGAATCTATTTTAAAGCTGCTGCGCGATATAAGAGGTCAATACGGCATTGCCGTCTTGTTTATTTCTCATGATTTAGCGGTAGTCCGGGCGCTTTGTGAGAGAGTGCTTGTAATGTACCGCGGCCGCATTGTTGAAGAGGGCGGAGCAGAGGAGCTGTTTCGCGCTCCGGCGCATCCCTATACGAAGGCGCTGCTTTCTGCCAGGCCGCGGCTGGGAAAGAGCCAGGAAGGCCGTATTTTATTGCGCGGCGATGTAAGGGATGCAGGGCAAAACGAAAACGCCTGTTTGTTTGCAGGGCGCTGCTATGCAAAGCAAATGGGAAACTGTCAAAGACTCCGTCCCTCGATGGTTGAACTGGGCAAGGGGCACAGAGCCGCTTGTCATTGTATAAATCAAAATTAAAAGGAGAAATCAAATTGAAGCAGGTAGTAAAAAAAGGACTGGTCAGCCTGTTGCTGCTGGCCATGCTGCTGAGCTGTTTAGCAGGCTGCAGCAAACAGGAAGAGCCAAAAGAAAAAGAAGGAAAGGTAACAGCGCAGCTAATCGCAGACGTAGTAGCACTGGATCCGGCGCGTATGTATGACACATCCACGATGCTGGTGCTGGGACAGGTAACAGAAAATATTCTGGCGCAGCAGATGGATGGAAGCATGAAGCCATTTTTGGCCGAGAGCTGGGAAGCGACAGATAATGTTACTTATGTTTATCACATGCGCAGTGACATCAAATTTTCAAACGGAGATCCGGTGACCATGGAGGATGTGCTGTTTTCTATGGAGCGGCACAGAGATCCGGCTGTGGCATCTTATCTGGGCTGGATGTATGATAATGTAGAATCGATTACACAGACAGGTGACTGGGAGTTTACCGTAAAGCTGTATGAGCCGGATGCGACATGGCAGTATGTACTGGGCACAGCCGCCGGTGCGGTTATTCAAAAATCAGCCTGTGAGGCCGCGGGAGATCAGTTTGGTTCTTCTGTAGAAGGGCTGGTGGCCACAGGTCCGTATGTGATTGACAGCTGGACGGTGGGCAGCGAGTTAAAGCTTTCTTACAATCAAAACTATTGGGATCCGCAGTATAGCAATCCGGATGTAAAAAATATTACCTTTACGGTTATCTCAGAGGATACGACGCGCGCCTCCGCGCTGACCAGTGGTCAGACAGATCTGGACACCTGGCTGCCCGGCGATCTCTTGGAGACGATCGAAAAATCCGGAAAAGTAAAGATACAGATGAAGGAGTCGGGTGACTTTCTGTTTTTGGCTATGAACTGCAGTAAGGAGCCTTTTGACGATGTGAATGTCCGCCGCGCGATTGCCAGCGCCATTCCGAAGGAAGAAATCAACAATACAATTGTGGGCAGAGTAGGAGAGAAAGCAAGCTTTATTCCGATGAGCTCCTATCTGTACACCTTTGAGCGTCCGTCATGGGAGGCCTATGAAAAGACGGCTCAGGACTATGCCTATGATATAGAAAAGGCCAAAGAATATCTGGCAGCCTCTGAGCATGCAGATGGTTTTACAGTTAGTCTGATCTGCGACGAGAGCAATATGAATAATTCCATTGCGTTGGTCATTCAGCAGGCCTTGGCAGAGATCGGGATTACCGTCAATATTGAAAGAATGTCTTATGATGAAATCATCTGCCATGAATTCGGCGAATATGTGGATGAAAACGGTAATCATACCTATGAGATGGGTATTTTTGAATGGGAGGCTGATTGGCCGGATCCCTCTGGCAACATCATGGGTATTTTCAACTCTGCGTATATGGGAGAAGGGGGCAGCAATGTGCCCGGATATGCCAATGAAGAGGTAGATGCGCTTTTAAACCAGCAGGCAGCAAGCATGGATGAAGCAGAGAGGACGCAGCTCCTGCAGCAGGCGCTGGATATCATCATTGATGAGAGCCCGATCGTACCGATCAGCTATATGTATTATAAAATGGGACTCGGGGAAGCCATTGAGGCATTTGACCTTGTCACATGGGGAATGTATTTTAAGGATATGAAGTTAAAGTCCTGATGAGGGCCTAACAAAGAAAGGAAGAGCCGTATGATTCGAGCAAAGGAGCTGGCAGCCAGACTGGGCGTTTCGCCCGCTACCATTTCATTGGTGCTCAATGACAAGCCGGGGATCTGTGAGGAGACTCGGCAGGAGCTGCGCAGAAAAATCTGTGAAATGGGATACGGCTATATGCTGAAAAACCCACAGGGCTCTGAGGCTGTTCATGAGGCCGGCGGCGCCATCGCCTTTGTGATCTACCCAGTGTGCAAGGAGTGCAGCGATATTTTCTCATTTTATGCAGCCGTCATGGAAGGTGCCTCTGCTTATCTGCAGGAGCAGGGCTATGAAATGCTTATTTTCCATGTCAAGCCGGAATGTGGATGCAGCTTGGAAAAATGTCTGGCAGATAAAAACGTAAAAGGACTCATCGTACAGAAGCCCTGTCTGGAAAGTATTGACCTGCAGGAGCTGAAGGCTATGGAAAAGCCGTTTGTCATGCTGGATACTTACTACATGGATGAGGAAGTCAACAGCGTTTCCGTCAATAATGAACAGGGTGTTTATAAGCTGATCCGTCACCTGCAGGAGCAAGGGCATGAGCGAATTGGCTATATCAGCTGCAGTGCGCAGCGGGCCAGTTTTTGCGAGCGCAAGGGGTACTATCATATGATCTTGGCGCAGCTGGGGCTGCCGCAGCAGCCGCAGTGGTGTCTGGAGGTCTCCGATGCGGAGGGCATTCACCGCCTGCTGCAGAGCGAAAACGCACCCACGGCCTTTCTTACGGACAATGATATGGTAGCCTGGAAGGCCATTCAGCAGCTTCAGGCCAGCGGTCATACGGTGCCGCAGCAAATTGCAGTGGTCGGCTTCGAGGACCGCGAGATCGCAGCGATG is drawn from Lachnospiraceae bacterium and contains these coding sequences:
- a CDS encoding ABC transporter permease, which codes for MDKKRKRIRSFFSPAVIVAVMILAIVIGGAILANVLAPYDPNAISLGEALQGPSLTHWLGTDPTGRDIFSRLLFGGRTTLLSAVAIVAFAMLFGIPLGLFAGYYGGWFDKVTQRICDVIIAFPSLLLAFVFVAAFGRSLINSIIAIGIIYIPMTAKLTRSLTLTEKNKTYVEAGRTIGYSRPRILFTEILPNCVAPLTAQLTLDIGYAVLDLAAMSFLGLGVQPPTADWGAMLEEGQQLLFLHPMGAVAPGIAIALTVIAINLISDGVLRYIDPAQRRLPRLRKKRLEAMVKSSMEAAVQKQQKEQAHG
- a CDS encoding carbon-nitrogen hydrolase family protein; this encodes MKMKVGAYQFAVTGDIERNLKSMERGILCAVRAGVRLLAFPECALTGYPPRDLACAADADLEQAKAACARLQELAETYEMHILAGSITEQSGCRYNSVLLFSGERAGSDSGALYHKRALWGWDRDNFAPGAESGILEIEGWRLGVRICFEVRFPEFFRELYRAQTDLNLLLFYDVCDQENEDRYEMIRSHIRTRAVENVTHTLSVNTISPYQTAPTGLYDRSGRCLTELTRGEEGLLVYELEKRPLDFGEQGRKEISDQLC
- a CDS encoding AraC family transcriptional regulator; amino-acid sequence: MATLTEKQLKYMEYIHRENDDRHHTVTEDMYQYDLLRIGDPRAIEEGVRMFSSDLPGHVSDDPVRNYKYLFVASITLASRSAIAGGMAAERAYNISDLYILKMDTLRTIDEIKALHADMFAFYTKEMAALDKIKVYSKPITLCLDYIYHHLHESISVRDLAEQVHLNESYLSTLFKKETGCSISSYILSKRMEAAQNMLKFSDYTYAEISAILAFSSQSHFIRAFKKHTGYTPKRYRDAFFQLPVSTEHVQK
- a CDS encoding ABC transporter ATP-binding protein, producing the protein MKPNLLEVRELRKEYHQKEATVQAVDGVSFSVKEGEILGIVGESGCGKSTLARCIIRLIEAEEGAILWNGSDISHHSEKQMRSLRPQIQMIFQNPYASFNPRFSIGQTLEKVRKFYGLTPQQYQDKLAELLQYCEIDKELLERRPSQLSGGQLQRLAIVRALLSSPRLLIADEAVSALDVSIQESILKLLRDIRGQYGIAVLFISHDLAVVRALCERVLVMYRGRIVEEGGAEELFRAPAHPYTKALLSARPRLGKSQEGRILLRGDVRDAGQNENACLFAGRCYAKQMGNCQRLRPSMVELGKGHRAACHCINQN
- a CDS encoding MFS transporter, which gives rise to MQLKAIKRKRYSSYALLYFAYFFGMGIFNSILSIYLAGNGKADSEISVIISAGGIFTMLLQPVIGLVYDRMRRDRTISVALLCLSAICALLFASFQNNVLLFILNGLTTMFLSGVNPLCEQLATNTPYRYGLIRLWGAVGYAAATQAAAFIYETIAPRFNFYIFAAAMLVTMGAFFLTTNNDAAHELHATAVPKSAGILRVLLKNRSFLLFSFVSFLFSGAAAANGTYLTLRLQELLGNTTQVGSILFASTLMEIPIILFSNRYMNRLSAKQLLLISFGLLLIQFATYSLVSHLAALCLVLFLCKSTATMLYIMLTLKIILNLVEEGCTTTALSLIATFKSIGSAVIPIAAGLVSDSFGRPAVFVFLLLLSLIGFLCAAALHLPRQERALF
- a CDS encoding MATE family efflux transporter; the encoded protein is MKQITGKKSTARVVNMTEGNPMRIILMFAVPLFIGNIFQQVYSMIDTMIAGYSLGDGAIAAIGATSSLYSLLINIASGLNSGYAIVVTQYFGSGNEKKLKEAVAGMIQLNIVVTAVLTVVSVVFLRPLMRFMNTPEAIFSEAYRYIVVICMGMLATICYNMFSGILRAVGNSRTSIYFLILASLLNIGLDLLFVVGLKMGVAGAALATVIAQGTAAAFCGWYIVKNYRFLLPSRKDLRVSKKLLGELVSQGVAMGLMLCVVDLGSILFQRATNGLGASIISAQTASRRIIGITMQPLATIATASSTFVGQNWGAGKTDRIRSGLKQVLKMEMVWSGIACIIAAFFGDILIRITTGTEDLMIIQNAVMNLRWHLFFFPVLGALLVLRTAMQAMGKKIAPIISSCLELGMKGVSAAFLIPQLGFFGSSITEPLTWVIMLVFLVGAFCIQKRALFGESRWKENLEI
- a CDS encoding ABC transporter ATP-binding protein; its protein translation is MDNSILKIRDLHLWLHTEQGLHHILQGVDLDIQKGEVHGLIGESGCGKTMMTKAVLNMGDAARTVVRGTIRFDGQELTELPASQRRRLGGRQIGYITQDPLTALNPLFTVGEQIAEMLRYHKGMNRKEAMQEAVKQLERVGIVPGAQMSRRYPHQFSGGQLQRICLAMAVCCGPQLLIADEPTTALDVTTQAQILELLRQLQKEGLAILLITHDFGVVSEVCQRVSVMDKGTIVEEGDTNAVFNQPQKEYTKRLIDSAVRKEGAYET
- a CDS encoding ABC transporter permease; this encodes MKKLKKKGIGWYIGDRLLQFVFILLAASVLVFAMCHMSNIDPVAVILGGKQTSPETIAALREKFYLNDSLPMQYWRWLKGMLQGDFGLDFKYQQPVWDLIAGRLPVTLTLTFCSSIAALLVAIPLGVLSGIRRHTLVDRGASLFSLITMACPPFFISVIAIAILARVAPGISFTGSFSSLGEMIERLWLPALCLALGMIALAQRMIRSSMIEELQSPHIQMAQAKGLPQKTIIWKHAFKNALIPLITVYGIQMGSMLVGAVLVEAVFSLAGLGGLLISAVQTSNYPVTQAITMLMVFVFLLISTITDILYAVIDPRIRTGMGGRNG